A stretch of the Panthera uncia isolate 11264 chromosome D1, Puncia_PCG_1.0, whole genome shotgun sequence genome encodes the following:
- the MSANTD2 gene encoding myb/SANT-like DNA-binding domain-containing protein 2 isoform X4, which yields MPPPFSSARGFGAPHPRPSPRERSGRRGTARGERPGEADGLRSAAGARSRPPSGEPGPRAAPETAAAGCAGASLPGGAAAAAWKMAAPCGSELPANSPLKIPKMEVLSPASPGGLSDGNPSLSDPSTPRGASPLGPGSATGSGAAASGGLGLGLGGRSAASSSVSFSPGGGGGGAAAAAAAACRGMSWTPAETNALIAVWGNERLVEARYQQLEGAGTVFGSKAPGPAMYERVSRALAELGYERTPSQCRERIKLVRCPELNAVLQLWPHRC from the coding sequence ATGCCCCCACCCTTCTCGTCAGCTCGGGGCTTCGGCGCGCCTCATCCCCGCCCCTCACCCCGGGAGAGGAGCGGGCGGCGCGGTACGGCCCGCGGAGAGAGGCCGGGGGAAGCGGACGGCCTCCGTTCGGCAGCAGGGGCCCGTAGCCGTCCGCCCTCGGGCGAGCCAGGCCCGAGGGCAGCCCCGGAGACCGCGGCGGCCGGATGCGCGGGCGCGTCACTTCCGGGCGGTGCAGCGGCGGCCGCTTGGAAGATGGCTGCGCCCTGTGGCTCGGAGCTGCCCGCCAACTCGCCGCTAAAAATCCCGAAGATGGAGGTGCTCTCCCCGGCTTCTCCTGGTGGCCTGAGCGACGGAAATCCATCGCTGTCCGACCCTTCCACGCCTCGGGGTGCCTCCCCGCTCGGGCCGGGCAGTGCGACGGGCTCGGGGGCAGCGGCGTCTGGGGGTctcgggctggggctggggggccgcAGCGCCGCCTCGTCCTCGGTCTCCTTCTCCCCTGGTGGCGGCGGTGGCGGGGCTGcggcagccgccgccgccgcctgccGGGGCATGTCGTGGACGCCGGCCGAGACGAACGCGCTCATCGCAGTATGGGGCAACGAGCGGCTGGTGGAGGCGCGGTACCAGCAGCTGGAGGGAGCCGGCACGGTGTTCGGCAGCAAGGCCCCTGGGCCAGCCATGTACGAGCGCGTGTCCCGGGCCCTGGCCGAGCTGGGCTACGAGCGGACCCCTTCCCAGTGCCGGGAGCGCATCAAG